The genomic region TCCTTGTGCAGTAGCGCCTGTGCTTTGCTGTTGATCTTGAGCTTTATTGGTGTCAGGGGCATTGAAGGGCCCTGTTGTACCATTGGCTTGCATAGATTTGCTGTTTCCCTGTTGCTGGAATTGCATATTGTTTGGCGCACCAAAACTATTGTTGCCATGGTTTTCAATCCCAGGTCCAGGTTGAGGTCCTCTGGGCATAGCTTGCTGACCCATAGCAGGCATCTGTTGTCCATGCATATTCGGTACCTTCTTGGGAATTTGTACGATCAGCAACTCTTTTCCAAGAGTACCGCTGGTCCGTATATACAATATAGACAGTATGTAATTGCTGTTAGGTACTGTATTCCCTTTGGGAGCAGTGAGTTGGTTGGAAGCAGTTGCGTTTTCTGGATTTGCTGTTTCCTGTTCTGGAGCTTGAGCAAATGCCATGCTGCAGCTAAGCAACACTAGCAACGACAGTACTGAAAACTTGTGTTTTCTAAAGTTTATCATTTCTTTTTCCTTTCTCTTGGGTTCCTTAGCTCCATTTCATGTAGCCTTGTCGGAGTTGCATGAAATGATCTGTCTTGCCGGTTCATTTTGTTTGGTGTGGAACTAACTTGATGTACAGATTTTCATTAGTAGTTTCTATCACCTCACATCTAGTTTAGTTTTATGACAATATTGTAGACAAATTATGTGTAGATTAAGTACAACTTTCCCAATCAATAGGACTATACAATAACACTTGAAATCATCCATTTTTCATACAGAACCCCTCTTTCCTGTAATTTATGGAGAGGGTTACAGTCGATTTGTCGTGTCTCTCGCGGCTTTGCTTGCGGAATGTTGGAAATTTCTCATGTCAGCATACGGTTTCTTCTTGCATATATAGTCTAATTATTGTATAATTAAGACTATACACAAGGAGGGACTGCCATGCCGATCCCAAAGGAAGTACTAGCGGTCGAGCGACCCAAGAATTCAATCGTCATCGTGTACGGCAAGGACCGCGACCGTTACGCGGTAAGGGCCAGGGTCGGATGCAGAAGTGTCGGAAGCCGAAGACTTCCGGTCAACGGTCCGACCATCGGCCATATAGTGGACGGCAAGTACATACCCCTCGGGGAGGATGCCCCGCCGCCCGTGTCCGGGGCGGCAGTGGACCTCAAGGACTGGGCAAACATCATCCTTGCGCAGAAGCTCTTTGCTGACATGCTCATTGAGCTAGGAGAATCCTATGGCAGGGAGGATGCGCTCAGGATCTGGTCCATCGCTGTACTCAGGGTCTGCTTCAGCGGCATCAAGGATCATGAGCTGAAAGATGCGTATGAGGAGAGTTTCCTGTCCGAGCTGTATCCTGATGTAGCCCTCTCGAAGAACACGGTCTCCACCTTCCTGAACAATCTTGGACGTACCTGTTCAAAGATCACCCTGTTCATGAGGGCCAGGGCTTCGAAAGTCGAGATGGATCACCATGTACTGATTGACGGGACATTGAAATCGGATGAATCGAAGGTAAATTCTCTCTCGGATTTTTCCAGGAAAGCCAGGACGAAAGGAACCAGGGACATCTCTGTCCTGTTCGCTTTCGATCTTGAAGCGATGGAACCGGTATGCTCCAAGTGTTTTCCGGGCAACATGCTTGATGTCACCGCCTACGATGAATTCATCTCCGAGCACCAACTGACAAAGGGAATCGTAGTTGCAGACAAAGGATTCCCCCAGTCCGTAGCAAGGCAGCATTTCAAGCAGCATCCCGACCTCCATTACCTGAATCCTCTGAAGAGGAATGCGAAGATTGCATCGCAACTCCATATGCTTGAGTTTACAGAGCTTCTTCAAGGGTATGAAGGCATAACCTGCAGGAAGGAGAAAGGTGGGGACCGATGGCTCTATTCCTTCCGGGATGCCTACAGGGCTTCAAAGGAAGAACGTGACTGGCTGAGCCGAAGCCGGAAAAAGAAGAATTACCGCCTCACTGATCTTGAGAAGGCAAGAGCGACATTCGGGACGGTGGTCCTTGAGTGCGATCTGGACACAGATCCCCAGACGATCTACAAAGCCTATTCCAAGAGATGGGAGATCGAGATTGTCATGAGATTCTACAAGTCAGCACTCGAATTCGATGAGACCCGTGTGCATGACGACTACAGCGTGATAGGAAGCGAGTTCTGCGACTTCCTCGCTTCCGTGCTCACCTTCAGGATGATAGCTGCCTTTGACGAGGCCAAGTTACTCGAAGATTTGCCGTATAAGAAGATCATGAGGATCCTGGCAAGGGCGAAGATGTTCAATGATCCTGGTATCGGGTGGCGTCTGATCAAGATCAATCCGTCACAGGAGGAAGTCCTGAAGAGACTCGACATTCATCCCACAGAGAAGCTTCAACCGAAGAAGAAACGCGGTCGTCCTCCTAAAGTGAAGCCCGTATAGTCTCACTCATTGGGAAAGTTGTAATTAAGGAAAAAGTTGTAAAATGGAAGTAAGGTTGAAATAAGAGACAATCAGATACGTAGCAACAGTGAATTTTTGAAAAGTTACGAGTAAGTTGCGGCATGGGGAGCCAGATAGGAGAAAAGAACAGCTGGTGCTAGTAAAAATGATTTTGGCAATCTGGATTATTTTTTATTTTGACAGCAGCACTTTTTGTATTTCAGCTATGGAACTGCTATAAAGCCAATCAGGCAGTACGAAGGTGATGCAGATAGCAAAAACAGTCCTACTTACAGATTTCAAATCGATTTTTATAAAAAATCTTCAACTTCTGAAATGAATTATTGCTTATAACGTGTGCAATTTGATACGCATCTTTTTGTGCAATATCAGAATCAACGCCAATTTGGACGAGCATAGCTGATAGTATAAGATGCTTTTCATGGGTCTGCCTCGCGATTCGTTCTCCTGCAGGAGTCAAATGGAGAAATTTATTCTGGTCCATGGTAAGAAAGCCTCCTTTCCGAAGAGAGGAAATTGCAAGACTGACACTGGCCTTGGAGCGCTCCATACACTGTGCAAGGTCAATGGAACGTACTTTGTGCTTTTGTTTCAGAAGTAAGAATATCGCCTCAAGATAATCATCATTTGTTGCTTGTGTCTTCATTAAATACCTCATTGTTAAAAATCAGAAAGGTGTTGTTCTGCATGCCACATGGCTGTATATTTTCCGTTCTTTGCAAGCAGCTCCTCATGAGTTCCTGCTTCTGTAACCTTGCCGTTGCATATTACTAAGATTTGATCTGCATGTTTCACTATGGATAAGGTATGAGCAATCATTACGACTGTTTTCTTTCTTTTCATTAAGTTGGCAATAGCTTGCTTTACTGCCAGCTCATTTTCAATGTCCAGGGAAGCCGTAGCCTCATCCAAAAGTAAAATAGGACTATCTTTCAAGATAGCACGGGCAATAGACAAACGTTGTCGCTCGCCGCCTGAGAGGAAGTTGCCATTTTCTCCAGTCAAGGTTTCATACCCCTGTGTCATTTTTTGGATGAAGTCATTGCAATTGGAATCTTTACATGAGGCTTCAATTTCTTCGTCTGTTGCATCAGGACGAGCATGTTTGATGTTATTTCGGATTGTATCATTGAATAGAAACACATCTTGGTCAACCATGGAAATTTGTTCCAGTACCTGTTCTGCGGCTATATCGTCAATAGGTTTTCCTCCGATTGAAATTGTTCCTGAGTCAGCTTCATAATATTTGGCAATGAGGTTAAGAATTGTCGATTTGCCAGAACCTGAATCTCCTACGATAGCGGTTAACTTACCGTCAGGCAGTACGAAAGACAGGTCCTGCAACACGGGTTCTCCTTCTAGATAGGAGAAATCAACATTTTGAAAAACAATCTCATGGGTATCGGTTCTAAAAGGTTCCATGCTGCCTTTTTCTTCTGCTTCATCGAAGATATTCGTAATTTTTTTCTTAGAAATTGCCAGGTTTTTGTAGCTTGTCAAATCGACAAAGATTGTAATGTTCAATTTGGCGAGGAATAAAGGCAACATAGTGAGCAGCAGGTATGAAACCATATCCAATGAACCACTTATTACCGGGTTGGCTGCGATCACCATGATAACAGGGATACTGCACCAAGCGAGGATGCTGTTGACCGCACCGATAGGGATAACTTTGGCTTCGTACCGGTAACTTATATCACTGAAGTCTTTCATTGTCTTTGTTACTGTTTTGTTCTTTGTTCCTCCGATGCCATATGCCCGGAATGTCTGCATGCCTGTTACATATTCTACGATATTACTGACGTTCTTTGCACAGATCTGGTTCTTTGCATTTCCATATTTTTTGACAGCACGGAAAGAAAACCAGAATACCGGGACAAGAATTAAATCTGTAATCAGAAAAATAATCCCTGCCGGTAACCAGATTACTGATGAAAAGATGATGAGCATGATTGAAAGAGAGATATTCTTGACCAGGTCCGCTGTCTTATGGGTAAGTATTTTTTCATAGTTGCTCACATCGCTGGTGATGGTATTGATGTATTGTCCTGTCTGGTTTTGAGTAAATCGGGCAAGAGGAATCTTCTTGATTTTATTTCCCAGATACATCCGGATCTGTTTACTTACTGCCGCCCCACCGATTTGCACTTGGGTATACCCAAAACTATAGATGCACAAGCGAAATAGAAACACACCTACTAAGATTCCTGCAAAGGTAAAAAGTAAATGAATGTGCATAGTACCTAGGAACAACATTTTCATGACTGCATATAAAATCAAGAAATTACACCCTGATAGCAATCCTTCCAAAATTGTAAGTGCCACGCCAATATAAAAATGTTTGTTTTTGTGCAAAACTTTATACTTCTTCATTGAAGCTTTCTCCCTTCAGTTGATAAGACATTGAGCGTGCCTTTTCGTAATCCATCCATGCCCGTTGATAGTATGCGTTTCTTTTCAAGACTTCCTTATGTGTGCCGACTTGGGTAATCGTATGGTTTTCCACGACGGCAACTTTGTCACACATTTTGATCGTTCCTAGTCTGTGGGCAACAATAATGACTGTCTTTCCCTTGCAGAGGTTTTCGATGGCTTTGTCGATTTCCATTTGATTTTCCGGGTCAGCCGCGGAAGTTGCCTCATCAAGAATCAGTATCGGTGCATCCTTGAGGATTGCGCGTGCGAGGGCAATTCTTTGTTTTCTCTCCACCGGAAAAGCGAGAACCAAAACTCCCGACCTTTGTGTCATAGCCATCCGGCAAAGGACATGATAAACTTGTCAATCTGTGCTTTCTGAGCAGCACATCTCACTTCTTCCAAACTGCTGTTGCTTCCCATTCGGATGTTTTCCAATACACTGTCACTTGTCAGAAAAGTTTTTTGGAATACTATGGCAATATGCTTAAGCAATGAGTCATAGGCAATACTTTTGACGTTTTTTCCCCCGATAAGGATTGTTCCTTCCCTGACATCATAAAATCGGGCAATCAACTCAATGATGGTACTTTTCCCAGCCCCTGAACGGCCTACCAAAGCTATTTTTTCACCTAAGGCAATCTGCAGGTTGCAGTGTTGTACTACGTCTGTTTTCCCATCATAGGAAAAGCTGATGTCGTTCAATTCGATGCTGGAATCGGTTGGAAAGTTCCCCTTGCTATCATAAGTGGGAATATCGAGGATTTCTTGGGCCTTTGTCACTCCTGTGAGAACTTTGGCAAAATTACTTCCGAGTTGTTGAAGCGGACGGATTTCCGTCAGGTATAATGAACCGACGTAAGCGAATAGCAGGAAAATACTGGCACTGATGGAACCTTTTAGGAAGAACATCCCGCCTATCGGGACCATAAGCAAGATACCGCATTCAATGATGACGATAAATATTGCATACGGGGGGCCCATTTTCCTTGATGTTTCGTTCCATACCGTATTCTCTTCGTTGATAGCCATTGAAAAATTCCGAAAAGACTGGCTTCCCATATTATAAGCCTTTATCAGCTTCATGCCGCTGATGTATTCAATCATGATGGAGTTGAGTGACATGATGGAGTGATTTATCCTCTCCATCATGTCGCTGGCATTATGAAATAGAATTCCCATTGTTGCGATTGCAGCAAGCATAGGTACCAAAGATATCAGAGCCAACGGCACATTGACTGTCAGAAGATAGACAAATACTGCAACTGGACCGATCATGTAGTAGATCAGCTCGGGTAAATTGTGAGCTAGAAAGAGTTCCAATTTTTCAATGTCTTCATTCAGGACTGTTTTGATATTGCCGGTACTCCGTTCATCCAAAGCTCCCAAGGGAACTTTTGCCATATGGTCGATTACCATACAGCGCACTTTGAACAATGCTCTGTAAGCTCCCTTGTGGGAGGCTATGCCTGCACATCCGAACAGGATGAAACGTACAAGTATCGCAACCGTAATCATACTGGCATTCTTGAGGATGATCTGCTCTGTCATCTGCTTTGCAAAGCCTGCTTTCATCAAGCAATAGATGCCATAGTACGGAACCATCATGCATAAACCGCTGATAGCAGCCAACAAGACAGACAGAAACAAATACCATTTATCTTTTCCTGCCCACTGTAGCAGCAGGGTAACTGAATTTGTTTTTTTTGGCTTCATTTTTCTTGTCCTTCTTTCGTAATGGAAAACAAGGCTTTTATCTTGTTTGTATTTTCTGGGCAGACCAACAGGTTGCTGGCAAGCTTTCCTTTGTCCATGTAAAGGAGCCGATTGCAGGTCTGGCACACGAATTCATAGTCGTGTGTAGTCACGAATATAATTTTTCCTTTTCGAGCCAATGACTCGATGAGCCTTGCTACTCTTGTCATGCTGTCATAGTCAAGGCCGCTGGTAGGCTCATCAAAAACCAAGATTTCTTTCTTGCAGATTACACTGACAGCTACGGCAAGACGCTGCTTTTGTCCTCCTGACAAAGTGTTTGGATGCCAGTGTCGGAACGGTGTCAGCTCCAGTTCCTGTAACGTAGCATTTGCCAAAGCCTTGTCAGGATCCTTGATCCCGAACGTACATTCTTTTTCTACACTTTCTGCAAAAAGCTCATAATTGACGTCCTGCATGACCAGATAGGATTGTTTCATGAGCATTTTGCGGTTTTGCAAAGAGCCATTTAATATGATTTTTCCGTCTGTTTCCTTGTGCAAGCCGCAGATTGCACGGGAAAGGGTTGTCTTTCCTGCTCCGTTATGTCCTGAAATTCCAATGATTTCTCCAGCTTTTACAGAGAGACAGATGTCTTTCAAGGTTTTTTGTTTTTTGTGGAATAGATTGATATCCTTTAATTCCAATGTGGTCCTTGTAGGCCTGGCTTGGGCAGAGCATGGTAATACAGTATGAAGGTCTGTTGCACGTAAGCCCATTTTTCCCCGTAGGAGGGGAGAGAGCAATTGAAGCTCAAGGGGTGAGTACCTACCTTGCAATCTGCCGTTTTCAAAGTAAAATGCACAGTCTATTACATCCATCAGATAGTATAGACGATGCTCTGCAATCAAGATGGTTTTCCGTTGCTTCTTTAAAAGAATTAAGGTTTCTTTCAAGTCTTCAATAGCGCTTATGTCCAGGTTTGAGGAAGGCTCGTCCAAGAGGTAGATGTCAGGGTTCATTGCATATACCGAGGCAAGGGCAATCTTTTGCTTTTCTCCACCTGACAGTTCAAAGATGCTCCTGTCTGATAGATTTTCAATGTGCAGGTCCTTTTTGGCTTGCGTGACTCTCTGATGAAGTTCTTTTGTCGGCAAAGCAATGTTTTCGGTACCGAATGCAATCTCGCTATCTGTGTCTACATTGAAGAACTGCGTTCTGGGATTTTGAAATACCGAGCCTACTTGTGTAGCAATTTTGTGCATTGGCGTTTCAGAAATTTCCATATTGTTGACAGTGATATGGCCTGTCAGCTTTCCTGGGAAAAAGTATGGGATCAGACCATTTATAAGCCGCATGAAGGTCGTTTTCCCACAACCGGAGCGTCCACAGAGTAGGATGCATTTGCCCGTAGGAATGGTAAGATCAATATTTTCCAAACTTTTCACAGCCCTGCCGGCATATGAGAATGATACATTTTCCAATTGAATCAAATTTGTTTACTCCTTTATAGAAAATGCCTTGCAATAAAATAAACGACGAAGCTAGAAAGGATAATGTAGTCAGTAGCACGAAGGTGTATGCGTACAAAGCAGGTACGGGGCTTTGGGTTCTCTATACCTCGCGTTACAGCTGCGATTGATAGCTCATCCGTTGCTTTTGAGGCTGCCATCAGCAATGGTGTGTAGACACATTCAAGAGTTGTCGACGGGTGTTTCAAAAATCCGATTACCGTAGGTGATACATCCCTCAGCCGCATGGCATCTTTGATGAACTGCCAATCTTCCCGTATTGTCGGTATGTATCGGAGCATGATTGCCAAAGGGATTGTAAGTGCTTTTGGTACATGAAGTTTGTGCATGGCAGAAAGAAATTCATTGACTTTTGTCGTTTTTATTATGATGTTCCCCATGAAGCCGCATGGGTACACCTTATGTACCAATCCCAAGAAAGCAACAAGCACAGCTTGTGTGGATTCCTTGGGAAAAGAATATATTGCTTCTGTCAGGAAATAGAAAATTACATAACCGACGATTCCCAAGATTGCCATGCGCAACCTTCCACACAGAAGTGCGAAGAGTGCAATGAGGAGTACAAGACCCAGTTCATATGGTAAGTCAGGAGCCATTGAAGCTGCTAATACACTGATTACCAGAATAGACATTTTGGTTCGGGGATCGAACCATATGCCCTTTCTGTTTGTTTTGCTGTTCATGCAGTAATGCCAGCTTTTTTAAATTGTTTTTTCAGCAGTTTCTTGCCAACCAAGCCACTCAGACTTGCTATGGCTATCGTGCCTACAAACATGATGATCAACACGATTGGACTTGCCATTGCATTCATTGTTTCAATATAGGATTGAGTCGTACCGCCTTCCATCATCGTCGTAGCCCAACTTGAAGGATTGATGAAATAGACTAGATAGGTACCTGTACCACCAAGACATAGGATTGCATAGGCAACAATATTCATTCTTGTACTTTTATATTTTTTGCTTCCGGCAATTATATCGGCTATGATACCACATATGATATAGCCAAGGTCCATTCCCCAGTGCATTCCCAAGAGGAAATAGATGATACCGAGCAGAATTCCTGCAATAGTTATCGGGCCGCGTTTCGGAACTTTTGCTATTAAAAGTAAGAATATAGGTCCTGACAGCAAGGCAGAACCTATCGGCATGTAAAAGGTTGTCATCGGGTTGATTCCAAATGGTATGCTGGCAATAAACATTGCCATCCACAGTAGTGCTGAAAAGATGCCGGTAGTAACCAAGTCTTTTATTGTAAGTCCTCTTTGGTTTGCAT from Spirochaetia bacterium harbors:
- a CDS encoding MptD family putative ECF transporter S component, which produces MSGKSYANQRGLTIKDLVTTGIFSALLWMAMFIASIPFGINPMTTFYMPIGSALLSGPIFLLLIAKVPKRGPITIAGILLGIIYFLLGMHWGMDLGYIICGIIADIIAGSKKYKSTRMNIVAYAILCLGGTGTYLVYFINPSSWATTMMEGGTTQSYIETMNAMASPIVLIIMFVGTIAIASLSGLVGKKLLKKQFKKAGITA
- a CDS encoding ABC transporter ATP-binding protein/permease, whose translation is MKKYKVLHKNKHFYIGVALTILEGLLSGCNFLILYAVMKMLFLGTMHIHLLFTFAGILVGVFLFRLCIYSFGYTQVQIGGAAVSKQIRMYLGNKIKKIPLARFTQNQTGQYINTITSDVSNYEKILTHKTADLVKNISLSIMLIIFSSVIWLPAGIIFLITDLILVPVFWFSFRAVKKYGNAKNQICAKNVSNIVEYVTGMQTFRAYGIGGTKNKTVTKTMKDFSDISYRYEAKVIPIGAVNSILAWCSIPVIMVIAANPVISGSLDMVSYLLLTMLPLFLAKLNITIFVDLTSYKNLAISKKKITNIFDEAEEKGSMEPFRTDTHEIVFQNVDFSYLEGEPVLQDLSFVLPDGKLTAIVGDSGSGKSTILNLIAKYYEADSGTISIGGKPIDDIAAEQVLEQISMVDQDVFLFNDTIRNNIKHARPDATDEEIEASCKDSNCNDFIQKMTQGYETLTGENGNFLSGGERQRLSIARAILKDSPILLLDEATASLDIENELAVKQAIANLMKRKKTVVMIAHTLSIVKHADQILVICNGKVTEAGTHEELLAKNGKYTAMWHAEQHLSDF
- a CDS encoding transposase; amino-acid sequence: MSGAAVDLKDWANIILAQKLFADMLIELGESYGREDALRIWSIAVLRVCFSGIKDHELKDAYEESFLSELYPDVALSKNTVSTFLNNLGRTCSKITLFMRARASKVEMDHHVLIDGTLKSDESKVNSLSDFSRKARTKGTRDISVLFAFDLEAMEPVCSKCFPGNMLDVTAYDEFISEHQLTKGIVVADKGFPQSVARQHFKQHPDLHYLNPLKRNAKIASQLHMLEFTELLQGYEGITCRKEKGGDRWLYSFRDAYRASKEERDWLSRSRKKKNYRLTDLEKARATFGTVVLECDLDTDPQTIYKAYSKRWEIEIVMRFYKSALEFDETRVHDDYSVIGSEFCDFLASVLTFRMIAAFDEAKLLEDLPYKKIMRILARAKMFNDPGIGWRLIKINPSQEEVLKRLDIHPTEKLQPKKKRGRPPKVKPV
- a CDS encoding metal-dependent transcriptional regulator produces the protein MKTQATNDDYLEAIFLLLKQKHKVRSIDLAQCMERSKASVSLAISSLRKGGFLTMDQNKFLHLTPAGERIARQTHEKHLILSAMLVQIGVDSDIAQKDAYQIAHVISNNSFQKLKIFYKNRFEICK
- a CDS encoding energy-coupling factor ABC transporter ATP-binding protein, producing MIQLENVSFSYAGRAVKSLENIDLTIPTGKCILLCGRSGCGKTTFMRLINGLIPYFFPGKLTGHITVNNMEISETPMHKIATQVGSVFQNPRTQFFNVDTDSEIAFGTENIALPTKELHQRVTQAKKDLHIENLSDRSIFELSGGEKQKIALASVYAMNPDIYLLDEPSSNLDISAIEDLKETLILLKKQRKTILIAEHRLYYLMDVIDCAFYFENGRLQGRYSPLELQLLSPLLRGKMGLRATDLHTVLPCSAQARPTRTTLELKDINLFHKKQKTLKDICLSVKAGEIIGISGHNGAGKTTLSRAICGLHKETDGKIILNGSLQNRKMLMKQSYLVMQDVNYELFAESVEKECTFGIKDPDKALANATLQELELTPFRHWHPNTLSGGQKQRLAVAVSVICKKEILVFDEPTSGLDYDSMTRVARLIESLARKGKIIFVTTHDYEFVCQTCNRLLYMDKGKLASNLLVCPENTNKIKALFSITKEGQEK
- a CDS encoding energy-coupling factor transporter transmembrane protein EcfT yields the protein MNSKTNRKGIWFDPRTKMSILVISVLAASMAPDLPYELGLVLLIALFALLCGRLRMAILGIVGYVIFYFLTEAIYSFPKESTQAVLVAFLGLVHKVYPCGFMGNIIIKTTKVNEFLSAMHKLHVPKALTIPLAIMLRYIPTIREDWQFIKDAMRLRDVSPTVIGFLKHPSTTLECVYTPLLMAASKATDELSIAAVTRGIENPKPRTCFVRIHLRATDYIILSSFVVYFIARHFL